One genomic window of Caldivirga maquilingensis IC-167 includes the following:
- a CDS encoding replication factor C small subunit: MPEEPWVERFRPVRLVDLVDQEGVKVGLMEFVRRGDLPHLLFYGPPGVGKTTAALALARELYGDSWRSSVLELNASDERGIDVIREKVKEFARTIPTGPVPFKLVILDEADNMTSDAQQALRRIMEMYASTTRFILLANYISGIIEPIQSRCAIFRFNPLPKEAVIERLRQIAKETGVEVTEDGLEAIWEVSQGDMRKAINTLQTTTTTNKKVDENAVYQLFGGINPQEVRDLIYEALNGDFGKAIMGLKSMIRDRGVDPIYIIRLLHREVTSTVSKINAPEYLKPRIIYSIAMRHHAILRGSDDLTQVIGLLAEIRLMLKSSG, translated from the coding sequence GTGCCTGAGGAGCCTTGGGTGGAGCGTTTTAGGCCTGTTAGGCTTGTGGATTTGGTTGATCAGGAGGGTGTTAAGGTTGGTTTGATGGAGTTTGTTAGGCGTGGTGACTTGCCTCACCTACTCTTCTATGGTCCTCCAGGTGTTGGTAAGACTACTGCTGCCTTGGCTTTGGCTAGGGAGCTTTACGGTGATTCATGGCGTAGTAGTGTTCTTGAGCTTAATGCCAGTGATGAGAGGGGTATTGATGTTATTAGGGAGAAGGTTAAGGAATTCGCTAGAACAATACCCACCGGCCCAGTACCGTTTAAACTAGTAATCCTTGATGAGGCTGATAACATGACTAGTGATGCCCAGCAAGCCTTAAGGAGGATTATGGAGATGTACGCATCAACAACAAGATTCATACTACTAGCCAACTACATAAGCGGAATAATAGAACCAATACAATCCAGGTGCGCAATATTCAGATTCAACCCACTACCAAAGGAGGCAGTAATAGAGAGGCTTAGGCAAATAGCCAAGGAAACTGGAGTAGAGGTAACTGAGGATGGGTTAGAGGCAATATGGGAGGTGAGCCAAGGAGACATGAGAAAAGCAATAAACACACTACAAACAACAACCACAACAAACAAAAAAGTGGATGAAAACGCCGTTTATCAACTCTTCGGCGGCATTAATCCTCAGGAGGTTAGGGATTTAATATATGAGGCGTTGAATGGTGACTTTGGAAAGGCTATAATGGGTCTTAAATCAATGATAAGGGATAGAGGTGTTGACCCAATTTACATAATTAGGCTACTGCATAGGGAGGTCACTTCAACAGTCTCTAAGATTAATGCACCCGAGTACCTGAAACCGAGGATAATATACAGTATTGCTATGCGTCATCATGCAATACTAAGGGGGAGTGATGACTTAACGCAGGTTATTGGTTTACTCGCAGAAATAAGGTTAATGCTTAAGTCATCAGGCTAA
- a CDS encoding MBL fold metallo-hydrolase: MVILIRPLGEESLGIRSMSLYVETRGLRILIDPGASLAPFRFGLPPHPREFDALKAFRERLMDLVDKVDYIFISHYHRDHFTPPYSSVYMGTGAKDYELIYGGKVVLAKDYETVNPSQRRRGIGLFKAVQGLVSKWVKCDGQVIDINGTRLIISNPIPHGKPGSKTGYVVGLGIIDESGSLAYIPDVQGPLSREAVEFALSLKAEILVIGGFPVYLLGNSFKQEDLNEANNNLITIWNMAKPKKLILAHHLLRIINWRNYIPSIIEAHTYASILGLNDNLLEARRRELYEIEDPGRGYVNKFKRRSNREE, encoded by the coding sequence ATGGTTATTTTAATCAGACCCCTTGGTGAGGAGAGTCTTGGCATTAGGTCGATGAGTCTTTACGTGGAGACTAGGGGCTTAAGGATATTGATTGACCCAGGGGCAAGCCTAGCCCCCTTTAGGTTTGGTTTACCACCGCATCCAAGGGAGTTTGATGCCCTTAAGGCATTTAGGGAGAGGTTAATGGACTTGGTGGATAAGGTTGATTACATATTCATATCCCATTACCATAGGGATCACTTCACCCCACCCTACAGTAGTGTTTACATGGGTACCGGTGCCAAGGATTATGAATTAATTTATGGAGGTAAGGTGGTGTTGGCTAAGGATTATGAAACCGTTAACCCAAGTCAAAGAAGGAGGGGCATTGGACTCTTCAAGGCTGTTCAAGGCTTAGTGAGTAAGTGGGTTAAGTGCGATGGGCAGGTTATTGATATTAATGGTACTAGGCTCATAATCTCTAACCCAATACCCCATGGTAAACCAGGCAGTAAAACCGGGTACGTGGTGGGCTTAGGTATTATTGATGAGTCCGGTTCCCTCGCCTACATACCTGATGTTCAAGGCCCCCTCTCCAGGGAGGCCGTTGAGTTTGCGTTAAGCCTTAAGGCTGAAATCCTGGTAATAGGTGGTTTTCCAGTATACCTTCTTGGAAACTCCTTTAAGCAGGAGGATCTTAATGAGGCTAATAATAACTTAATCACAATATGGAACATGGCTAAGCCTAAGAAGCTAATACTTGCCCATCACTTACTTAGAATAATTAACTGGAGGAATTACATACCAAGTATTATTGAAGCGCATACCTACGCATCCATCCTTGGGTTAAACGATAACCTGCTTGAAGCCAGGAGGAGGGAATTATATGAAATTGAGGATCCAGGTAGAGGTTACGTTAATAAATTTAAAAGAAGGAGTAATAGGGAGGAGTAG
- a CDS encoding chromatin protein Cren7 has product MAVNVQQYLNKEYEVECDGQMVRLKPVKAWVLQPKGRKGVVIGLFKCPNGKTLRKAIGKIE; this is encoded by the coding sequence ATGGCAGTAAATGTACAGCAATACCTCAATAAGGAGTATGAAGTGGAGTGCGATGGACAGATGGTTAGGCTGAAGCCAGTTAAGGCCTGGGTGCTTCAACCAAAGGGCAGGAAGGGTGTTGTAATAGGGCTCTTCAAGTGCCCCAATGGTAAGACGTTAAGAAAGGCAATAGGCAAGATTGAGTAA
- a CDS encoding orotidine 5'-phosphate decarboxylase / HUMPS family protein, which yields MRIRDLRGISRVVLALDLTEPRRYWDIMNELRGLIKIVKISWVTLLTIGPDGLRRLISDNKDVYFLMDAKLADVGFINNIIAGKFKELGINGIIVHGFIGKVNMPNVSDLDILVLVSMTSGGELYDANFEEVISIIKEINAAGVIIGGNKPNLIRRARSYLGNEYVILSPGIGAQGVKPGCAIANGADFEIVGRAIYESSNPKDSFIKIEDESRKAECG from the coding sequence ATGAGAATAAGAGACCTAAGAGGCATAAGCAGGGTGGTGCTGGCCCTGGACTTAACGGAACCTAGGAGGTATTGGGATATAATGAATGAATTAAGGGGTTTAATTAAAATAGTTAAGATTAGTTGGGTAACGTTACTTACAATAGGCCCTGATGGTTTACGTAGATTAATAAGTGATAACAAGGATGTTTACTTCCTCATGGATGCTAAACTAGCTGATGTAGGCTTCATAAACAATATAATCGCAGGTAAATTTAAGGAACTGGGTATTAATGGGATTATAGTCCATGGATTCATAGGTAAGGTTAATATGCCTAATGTAAGCGACCTAGATATACTGGTATTGGTTTCCATGACCAGTGGGGGTGAATTATATGACGCCAACTTTGAGGAGGTAATCAGTATTATCAAGGAGATTAACGCCGCAGGGGTTATTATTGGCGGGAATAAGCCCAATTTAATAAGGAGAGCTAGATCATACTTAGGTAATGAATATGTGATACTTAGCCCAGGCATTGGTGCACAGGGGGTTAAGCCCGGTTGCGCGATAGCTAATGGGGCTGACTTTGAAATAGTGGGGAGGGCTATATATGAGTCAAGTAACCCTAAGGATTCATTCATTAAAATTGAGGATGAATCTAGGAAAGCAGAATGCGGTTGA
- a CDS encoding sulfite exporter TauE/SafE family protein, whose translation MIYITPLQYALSVISGILVGFSLGLIGGGGSILAVPLFLYLVGLDTIPNAAHIAIGTTALAVGLNAYINSYMHLRKHNVAPRIGGIFAGVGVVGALIGAYLGHITPGTRLLIYFSIAMIVLGVYVAVRRESAKAGTDDEVDRVIQSLNKCPRLTLGTIMKVAGAGFAVGLVSGYFGIGGGFLIVPALMFSTGLCITRAIGTSLISVGTFGVASGAEYWAYGEVLVLIAALYVLGGIAGGYAGTSIAVKAPKNTLRVAYGVIIVLVGIYMLYRLGVF comes from the coding sequence ATGATATACATAACACCTCTCCAATACGCTCTCTCAGTAATATCAGGAATACTAGTGGGGTTTTCACTTGGCTTAATAGGGGGAGGAGGCTCAATATTAGCCGTACCCCTCTTCCTATACCTAGTGGGCCTTGATACAATACCTAATGCAGCCCACATAGCCATAGGCACCACGGCATTGGCCGTTGGCTTAAACGCATACATAAACTCATACATGCACCTCAGGAAACACAATGTTGCACCGAGGATTGGTGGTATATTCGCTGGTGTTGGTGTAGTGGGTGCATTAATAGGAGCATACCTAGGCCACATCACGCCAGGCACTAGGCTTCTAATATACTTCTCAATAGCCATGATAGTGCTTGGGGTGTATGTAGCCGTGAGGAGGGAATCAGCTAAGGCAGGTACTGATGATGAAGTAGATAGGGTTATTCAATCACTTAACAAATGCCCAAGGTTAACGCTAGGCACTATTATGAAGGTAGCTGGCGCCGGATTCGCAGTTGGCTTAGTGAGCGGTTACTTTGGAATAGGGGGTGGCTTCCTAATTGTGCCAGCGTTAATGTTCTCAACAGGCTTATGCATAACTAGGGCTATTGGAACATCACTAATAAGTGTGGGTACCTTTGGTGTAGCCAGTGGAGCGGAGTATTGGGCTTACGGTGAGGTGCTGGTGCTTATTGCCGCATTATACGTGCTTGGGGGTATTGCCGGTGGCTACGCCGGGACAAGTATAGCGGTTAAGGCACCTAAGAACACGCTTAGGGTGGCTTACGGAGTCATAATAGTGTTAGTGGGTATATACATGCTCTACAGGTTAGGCGTATTTTAA
- a CDS encoding glycosyltransferase, producing MTKVSVLVPVNAGGFVKRLGPMLRLFSLPYGDFEIEVTGDVSSIIESRSMSLDALSGLRLAVKVLHDNLRKLDSVVHAFFWYIRPSGRLILETDQSPGQFFTGYLNMAPVKTPVRALYKDSVLITWSRWARDGLLRDGFSDEQVKVVPLPYVESLFRVKATKIKAVAFVGYDYYRKGGDLALKTMAVIKSIDPSVKTIYIGQIPHGVPRFIDEYHAYLPRSRILKTFAESMIALAPSRHEAYGLAAMDAIANKAIVVATDVEGLGEFVKVNGGVVCPLGDLNCLIENTLRYLDRREHEARANLQLQRLIENHNLGRIRNMMKEIYEEASSK from the coding sequence GTGACCAAGGTATCAGTACTAGTGCCGGTTAATGCTGGTGGGTTCGTTAAGAGACTTGGCCCCATGCTTAGGTTATTTTCACTACCTTACGGTGACTTTGAAATAGAGGTCACCGGTGACGTATCATCGATAATTGAATCCAGATCCATGAGCCTTGATGCGTTATCCGGCCTTAGGCTAGCGGTTAAGGTGCTTCACGATAATTTAAGGAAACTAGACAGTGTGGTTCATGCATTCTTCTGGTACATTAGGCCTAGTGGTAGGTTAATACTTGAGACTGATCAATCCCCAGGTCAATTCTTCACAGGATACTTAAACATGGCCCCCGTTAAAACACCGGTAAGGGCATTGTATAAGGATTCAGTATTAATCACTTGGAGTAGGTGGGCTAGGGATGGGTTATTAAGGGATGGTTTTAGTGATGAGCAGGTGAAAGTGGTGCCATTACCCTACGTTGAATCATTATTCAGGGTCAAGGCAACTAAGATTAAGGCAGTAGCCTTCGTGGGTTATGATTACTATAGGAAGGGCGGTGACTTAGCCTTAAAGACTATGGCCGTGATTAAGTCCATTGACCCCTCAGTTAAGACAATATACATTGGTCAAATACCTCATGGTGTACCAAGATTCATTGATGAGTATCACGCCTACTTACCTAGATCCAGGATCCTTAAAACGTTCGCTGAATCCATGATTGCTCTAGCGCCATCCAGGCATGAGGCGTATGGATTAGCGGCCATGGATGCAATAGCTAATAAGGCTATTGTAGTGGCCACTGACGTTGAGGGATTGGGGGAGTTCGTTAAGGTTAATGGTGGTGTAGTGTGCCCCCTAGGTGACTTAAATTGCCTAATTGAAAACACATTAAGGTACCTGGATAGGAGGGAGCATGAAGCCAGGGCAAATCTACAGCTTCAAAGACTCATAGAGAACCATAACCTGGGTAGAATTAGAAACATGATGAAGGAGATTTACGAGGAGGCATCAAGTAAATAA
- a CDS encoding ABC transporter substrate-binding protein, with protein MIDGELMGVPRRVISLNPSVTEFLFLLGAGDRVVGVDVWSYRPREAMRVMRIGSFTSANIDLIKNLNPDLIILSYPVQRQLVNQLRALAPVLAIPTPVNLNTALGFFEMIGGLLDMDEEALRLVGIYRDLMRREANVDGVLAVFSLGDYVVPCEASYVASALNRVGLNYVKGFKCVMVLTNKDGLINLINQLNPNLIIYEGKTKTYRPQELDFAANRRVLFVPNDTLAHFGPSLPLDLRLVSEAVNNGRSFVEGTSSVNRPSLSDEWYKPYVT; from the coding sequence GTGATTGATGGTGAGTTAATGGGTGTGCCACGTAGGGTAATTAGCCTTAATCCATCTGTAACAGAGTTCCTATTCCTACTTGGGGCTGGGGATAGGGTTGTGGGTGTTGATGTGTGGAGTTATAGGCCGCGTGAAGCCATGAGGGTTATGAGGATTGGTTCATTTACGTCAGCTAACATTGATTTGATTAAGAACTTAAACCCAGACTTAATAATACTATCATATCCTGTTCAAAGGCAGTTGGTTAACCAATTGAGGGCGCTGGCACCTGTATTGGCTATACCTACCCCAGTTAACTTAAACACTGCCCTAGGCTTCTTTGAGATGATTGGTGGTTTACTTGATATGGATGAGGAGGCCTTGAGGCTGGTAGGTATTTACCGTGATTTAATGAGGCGTGAGGCTAATGTTGACGGCGTTCTCGCAGTATTCTCACTGGGTGATTACGTGGTGCCGTGTGAAGCTTCTTACGTAGCCTCTGCGCTTAATAGGGTTGGGTTGAATTACGTTAAGGGGTTTAAGTGCGTAATGGTTTTAACTAATAAGGATGGTTTAATCAACCTGATTAATCAACTTAACCCCAACCTAATAATATACGAGGGTAAGACTAAGACCTATAGACCCCAGGAACTTGACTTTGCGGCTAATAGACGTGTATTATTCGTACCCAATGACACGTTAGCCCACTTTGGGCCAAGCCTACCACTGGATCTTAGGCTGGTGAGTGAAGCCGTTAATAATGGTAGATCATTCGTGGAGGGCACATCCAGTGTTAATAGACCAAGCCTAAGTGATGAATGGTATAAACCATACGTAACCTAG
- a CDS encoding MFS transporter: MSNLREIDYGPLGRSRFFAITSTALGMFLWGFILALAPLTTQWPFVPSSFDEYVLLAAPVSLMVGNLIIGKLSDALGRKMGFIMTMVIYGVGALLIILSSNVYELIAGIALAEFGLGGEEPATLAYMAEMMPIRLRERIIIGVTNVANIGAAVAAALSLVASSMYLQKLFFGVTILVTIIIILATRLLIPESYRWSNVKSSCRVIGLSEMKGFRIRLIFLTLIALTIVLTYALLALVMGPYLFPKLTSWIVLLYNVGESVGGLIGMALADIMGMRKFTLMAYLGGFITMLLVIPQLAFAPQNLPLFLLILSVNGVFGELGWAARVVLEPELFPTGSRSMGVALVRAIAYVAYIASIFITAGFTIWQYAWYNVALWSLGLLGALIWFTHGVETRLKTLEEVNPQ; the protein is encoded by the coding sequence ATGAGTAATTTAAGGGAGATTGATTATGGGCCATTAGGGAGGAGTAGGTTCTTCGCCATAACATCAACGGCACTGGGCATGTTCCTATGGGGTTTCATACTGGCATTAGCCCCATTAACAACGCAATGGCCCTTCGTACCAAGTAGTTTTGATGAGTACGTACTCTTAGCGGCGCCAGTATCATTAATGGTTGGTAATTTAATCATCGGGAAATTATCTGACGCCTTGGGTAGGAAGATGGGTTTCATAATGACCATGGTTATTTACGGTGTTGGTGCATTACTAATAATATTATCCAGTAACGTTTACGAATTAATAGCCGGCATAGCTCTAGCTGAATTTGGTCTTGGTGGTGAGGAGCCTGCAACGTTAGCCTATATGGCTGAAATGATGCCCATTAGGTTGAGGGAGAGGATCATCATAGGTGTTACTAATGTGGCTAATATTGGTGCCGCGGTGGCGGCTGCATTGTCCCTTGTTGCTTCATCAATGTACCTTCAGAAGCTGTTCTTTGGTGTAACAATACTAGTCACCATAATTATAATATTAGCCACTAGGCTGCTGATACCTGAATCATATAGGTGGAGTAACGTGAAGTCGTCATGTAGGGTGATTGGGTTAAGTGAGATGAAGGGATTTAGGATTAGGTTAATATTCTTAACACTCATAGCCTTAACAATAGTGTTAACATATGCATTACTGGCTCTCGTAATGGGTCCTTACCTCTTTCCGAAATTAACCTCATGGATCGTGCTACTGTATAATGTTGGTGAATCAGTGGGTGGCTTAATAGGCATGGCCTTAGCTGATATAATGGGTATGAGGAAGTTCACCCTAATGGCCTACCTAGGTGGTTTCATCACAATGCTACTGGTTATACCTCAATTAGCCTTTGCACCGCAAAACCTACCACTATTCCTTCTAATACTATCTGTTAACGGCGTATTTGGTGAACTGGGGTGGGCCGCTAGGGTTGTACTGGAGCCTGAGTTATTTCCAACAGGCAGTAGATCCATGGGTGTTGCCTTGGTTAGGGCAATAGCCTACGTCGCCTACATAGCATCAATCTTCATAACAGCTGGTTTCACAATATGGCAATACGCATGGTATAATGTCGCACTATGGAGCCTTGGGCTATTAGGTGCATTGATTTGGTTTACCCATGGTGTTGAAACCAGGCTTAAGACCCTGGAGGAGGTTAATCCGCAGTGA
- a CDS encoding translation initiation factor codes for MGEVDNKPNQDNVIDQLLSSISGSDNVVSESIAKEQALIRIRVEKRRAHYVTIIEVDSNDAKSINLEEVAKQLKRKLAAGGTVKDNRIEIQGDHRYKIRKLLLEEGFNEDNIFIDENITVVQNK; via the coding sequence ATGGGAGAGGTGGATAATAAGCCCAACCAGGATAACGTGATTGATCAACTGCTCTCGTCAATAAGTGGGAGTGATAATGTTGTTAGTGAGTCAATAGCTAAGGAGCAGGCCCTAATTAGGATAAGGGTTGAAAAGAGGAGGGCGCATTACGTTACTATAATTGAGGTTGATAGTAATGATGCTAAGAGTATAAACCTAGAGGAAGTGGCTAAGCAACTTAAACGTAAGTTAGCCGCAGGAGGTACTGTTAAGGATAATAGGATTGAGATTCAAGGTGACCATAGGTATAAGATTAGGAAACTGCTTCTTGAGGAGGGATTTAATGAAGATAACATATTCATAGACGAGAACATAACGGTGGTTCAGAATAAATGA
- a CDS encoding APC family permease has product MSTWLPQLTVSGMLTPLGVLVAAVLATFFFLLNWFGVHVMGKTNTAVGWWKLVIPSLTFILLMALAMHSVNYTKLAGGFMPYGSAAMFLAIPTTGIAYAYLGFRQGIDYSGEARRPTDVVMGTIIGFVVVMIIYVLLQISFIGGLNFNNLYLVDINTQTSQVVKVLGHPTAGTWNWGYISSTGVPVSSNIAEFAAYKSGSNYVPLASGPFYGVLVSSGVAILAAFAVILLIDAVISPSGTGWIYIGTTARTIYGMAADGHLPNTFLKLNKYKVPLWPTLTAWILGMLFLLPFPTWFAISSFITTTTVFTYIIGGPALMTLRRLAPNAPRPIKLPLASVIGAVATIAAFLIVYWSSFYYLWFAFALIMAGLPLFFMYTMVNKHGASRMISIIASIIYWAVLIASTYFLIYLPFAKPTGWPSSSPVTMLKLQFTHIVDFLGYVAVTLVTLVALIYWVASTAKSKDLRSHINAGWWIIAVLYSALVLSFLGSFSVFQTPIIPFPWDTVAAAVVALALYMYGTRSGLLTDDLIAVFKEMGVNINE; this is encoded by the coding sequence ATGTCTACGTGGTTACCTCAATTAACCGTCAGCGGCATGTTGACTCCACTTGGTGTATTGGTTGCAGCGGTATTGGCAACCTTCTTCTTCCTACTGAATTGGTTTGGTGTCCACGTAATGGGTAAGACTAATACCGCTGTTGGTTGGTGGAAGCTGGTCATCCCATCATTAACCTTCATCCTACTCATGGCACTGGCAATGCACTCAGTTAACTACACTAAATTAGCAGGAGGCTTCATGCCCTATGGCTCAGCCGCAATGTTTCTGGCTATTCCAACCACGGGAATAGCATATGCCTACTTAGGATTTAGGCAGGGGATTGATTATAGTGGTGAGGCGAGGAGACCAACTGACGTAGTTATGGGTACTATAATAGGCTTCGTAGTGGTAATGATCATTTACGTGCTACTTCAAATATCATTCATAGGTGGATTAAACTTTAACAACTTATACTTAGTTGATATAAATACTCAAACTAGCCAAGTGGTTAAAGTCCTTGGACACCCCACAGCAGGAACATGGAATTGGGGTTACATAAGCAGTACAGGCGTACCGGTGAGCAGTAATATCGCTGAGTTCGCGGCTTATAAATCGGGTAGTAATTATGTTCCGTTGGCCAGTGGGCCATTTTACGGTGTACTTGTGTCAAGTGGTGTTGCTATTCTAGCGGCCTTCGCGGTAATACTACTTATTGATGCCGTTATTTCACCATCAGGTACAGGCTGGATTTACATAGGTACCACTGCTAGGACGATTTACGGCATGGCTGCGGATGGACACTTACCTAACACGTTCCTTAAGCTTAATAAGTATAAGGTGCCTTTATGGCCGACTTTAACCGCGTGGATACTTGGAATGCTCTTCCTACTACCATTCCCAACATGGTTCGCAATATCATCCTTCATAACCACCACAACAGTGTTCACGTACATAATCGGTGGACCAGCATTAATGACACTTAGGAGACTGGCGCCTAATGCACCCAGGCCCATTAAGCTTCCTCTAGCGTCAGTTATTGGGGCGGTAGCAACCATTGCGGCATTCCTAATAGTCTATTGGTCAAGCTTCTACTACCTCTGGTTCGCATTCGCCTTAATTATGGCTGGGTTACCCTTATTCTTCATGTACACTATGGTTAATAAGCATGGGGCAAGCAGGATGATCAGCATTATTGCCAGTATTATATACTGGGCAGTATTAATAGCATCAACCTACTTCCTAATCTACCTACCCTTCGCTAAACCCACCGGCTGGCCATCATCAAGCCCCGTCACTATGCTTAAGCTTCAATTCACACACATAGTAGACTTCTTAGGCTACGTCGCGGTAACGTTAGTAACCTTAGTGGCGTTAATTTACTGGGTTGCCTCAACGGCAAAGAGTAAAGACCTCCGTAGTCACATTAATGCAGGTTGGTGGATAATAGCTGTACTGTACTCAGCATTAGTATTATCATTCTTAGGCAGCTTCAGCGTATTCCAAACCCCGATAATACCATTCCCATGGGATACTGTGGCCGCTGCAGTGGTTGCACTTGCACTATACATGTATGGTACCCGTAGTGGTTTACTAACTGATGATTTAATTGCCGTGTTTAAGGAAATGGGGGTAAATATTAATGAGTAA
- a CDS encoding APC family permease: MSKDEGVDKAGENKLNVPNEAEQTDKMLRRALNQWDIAFLVIGAMIGSGWLFASAGASSYTGPAAILSWLIAGFLMIFIAFTYTEISGMLPKSGGIVRYPQYTHGGFASFMLAWAYFLSAVTVAPVRL; this comes from the coding sequence ATGAGTAAAGATGAAGGGGTGGATAAGGCAGGGGAAAATAAACTTAATGTACCCAATGAAGCTGAGCAAACTGATAAAATGCTTAGACGTGCTTTAAATCAATGGGATATAGCGTTCCTGGTAATAGGCGCAATGATTGGTAGTGGTTGGTTATTTGCATCCGCTGGGGCATCATCATACACCGGCCCTGCGGCAATACTATCATGGTTAATAGCGGGTTTCCTAATGATCTTCATAGCCTTCACCTACACGGAGATAAGCGGCATGCTTCCTAAATCAGGTGGTATCGTGAGGTATCCTCAGTATACTCACGGTGGCTTCGCATCATTCATGCTTGCCTGGGCCTACTTCCTAAGCGCAGTGACAGTAGCCCCAGTGAGGCTATAG
- a CDS encoding ABC transporter ATP-binding protein, protein MPAVEFANVTKRFNKIVAVENINLVVNDGEVIALVGPNGAGKTTLLRMAAGVLLPDSGKVLVYGIEAHRAEAKRHVGFMTPMDRGVYWRISALDNLVFFGTLYGLSIKEARRRGLELLREFGLAERANDWVATYSTGMMRRLELARAMMHDPDILLLDEPTSGIDVDGKRIILDHIRRLKGRKTIIMASHDPQEIELADRVVYLNRNIVSTLPTLKIVKVLVKGALPSLDGFRITDLGDGSYVIYASIDKFNDLIKKLASMDGNLRVIDLNVEVAFAERNARIEERMNRRGGGPWV, encoded by the coding sequence ATGCCCGCTGTAGAGTTCGCTAATGTTACTAAGCGTTTTAATAAGATAGTTGCTGTTGAAAATATTAATCTTGTCGTCAATGATGGTGAAGTAATAGCGCTAGTTGGTCCTAATGGTGCAGGTAAGACCACGTTACTTAGAATGGCCGCAGGTGTTCTACTGCCTGATTCAGGCAAGGTGCTTGTTTACGGTATTGAGGCTCATAGAGCTGAGGCTAAGCGCCACGTGGGCTTCATGACACCCATGGATAGGGGTGTTTACTGGAGGATTAGTGCATTAGATAATTTAGTGTTTTTTGGAACACTATATGGTTTATCCATTAAGGAGGCTAGGAGAAGGGGTCTTGAGTTACTTAGGGAATTCGGCTTGGCTGAGAGGGCTAATGATTGGGTTGCAACATATAGTACAGGCATGATGAGGAGGCTTGAGTTGGCTAGGGCAATGATGCATGACCCAGACATACTGCTTCTTGATGAACCAACCAGCGGTATTGATGTTGATGGTAAAAGAATAATACTTGACCACATAAGGAGGCTTAAGGGTAGGAAGACGATAATAATGGCTAGTCATGACCCGCAGGAAATTGAGCTTGCTGATAGGGTTGTTTACCTGAATAGAAACATAGTGAGTACTTTACCAACCCTTAAGATTGTTAAGGTGCTTGTTAAGGGTGCTTTACCATCATTAGACGGATTCAGGATTACTGATCTTGGTGATGGCAGTTACGTTATTTATGCCAGTATTGATAAGTTTAATGACTTAATTAAGAAATTAGCCTCAATGGATGGTAACCTCAGGGTAATTGATCTCAACGTTGAAGTTGCCTTCGCAGAGAGGAATGCGAGGATTGAGGAAAGAATGAATAGGAGGGGTGGTGGACCATGGGTTTAG